From one Streptomyces sp. R41 genomic stretch:
- a CDS encoding VOC family protein yields MLTSTNVPGGPNWLDLGTPDIDAAVAFYEGTFGWQFQSAGPEAGGYGFLQKDGKTLAAVGPLTEEGASSAWTVYFRTLDADATAKAVEQAGGSVRFPPTDVFTEGRMAGFTDPTGAEFAVWEARDMDGLEVVNEPRTLSWIELYTTDAAAAKDFYRTVLSWDARDMPMGPDIVYTIVGPEGGGEATMHGGIMQLPAEHMQRGSSSEWHPYFEVEDCDTVVARAQELGATVIIPAVDAEGVGRLAMLLDPFGAPFAVITSATP; encoded by the coding sequence ATGCTCACCTCGACGAACGTTCCGGGCGGGCCGAACTGGCTCGACCTGGGGACACCGGACATCGACGCGGCCGTCGCTTTCTACGAGGGCACGTTCGGCTGGCAGTTCCAGTCCGCGGGACCGGAGGCCGGCGGCTACGGCTTCCTGCAGAAGGACGGCAAGACCCTGGCCGCCGTCGGCCCGCTGACCGAGGAGGGGGCGTCGTCCGCCTGGACGGTCTACTTCCGCACCCTGGACGCCGACGCCACCGCGAAGGCCGTGGAACAGGCCGGCGGCTCGGTCCGCTTCCCGCCCACGGACGTCTTCACCGAGGGGCGGATGGCCGGCTTCACGGACCCTACGGGCGCCGAGTTCGCCGTGTGGGAAGCCCGGGACATGGACGGCCTGGAGGTCGTCAACGAGCCGCGCACCCTCAGCTGGATCGAGCTCTACACCACGGACGCCGCGGCGGCGAAGGACTTCTACCGCACGGTCCTGTCGTGGGACGCGCGGGACATGCCCATGGGCCCGGACATCGTCTACACCATCGTCGGCCCCGAGGGCGGCGGCGAGGCGACCATGCACGGCGGCATCATGCAGCTCCCGGCGGAGCACATGCAGCGCGGCTCGTCCTCCGAGTGGCACCCGTACTTCGAGGTCGAGGACTGTGACACCGTCGTGGCCAGGGCCCAGGAGCTGGGCGCGACGGTCATCATCCCCGCGGTCGACGCCGAGGGTGTCGGACGCCTCGCCATGCTGCTCGACCCGTTCGGGGCGCCCTTCGCCGTGATCACGAGCGCCACGCCCTGA
- a CDS encoding AI-2E family transporter: MQLLPEGARRLAAWCVVLLLVAGVAWVGIRLCGQLRTAVVPVLLALLGTALLRPLFRQLVKVRVNRSLAAGLTCVAVVVVVGGAVYIVVAALIDTGDQIVASLKQAAKSVAEHFGAAGTSLDDLASNSKDLLTKFGGTAVSNVISGVSVVGESIAIAVLALLLVFFFLRDSHRAGDTLRSLAPRGTADTVEAMARRAFRAVEGFMRGTTLIALIDALCITIGLLILRVPGAAGLGALVFVTAYIPYLGAFLSGSVAVLVALADRGFVIALWALGVVLAVQVLEGHVLQPMIQSRTVQMHPAVVMLAITGGASVAGILGMLLAVPLTAAAFGVLSELRTRYAPPDGSAGS; the protein is encoded by the coding sequence GTGCAGCTACTCCCCGAAGGCGCCCGGCGGCTGGCCGCGTGGTGTGTCGTGCTCCTGCTCGTCGCCGGTGTGGCGTGGGTCGGGATCCGGCTGTGCGGGCAGCTTCGTACGGCGGTGGTGCCGGTGCTGCTCGCCCTGCTCGGGACCGCGCTGCTCAGGCCGCTGTTCCGGCAGCTGGTGAAGGTGCGGGTCAACCGGTCGCTCGCCGCCGGGCTCACCTGTGTCGCCGTGGTCGTGGTCGTCGGCGGCGCCGTCTACATCGTCGTCGCCGCGCTCATCGACACGGGCGACCAGATCGTCGCCTCGCTCAAGCAGGCGGCGAAGTCCGTCGCGGAGCACTTCGGGGCGGCGGGCACCTCCCTCGACGATCTCGCCTCCAACTCCAAGGACCTGCTGACCAAGTTCGGCGGCACGGCCGTGTCCAATGTCATCAGCGGCGTGAGCGTGGTGGGCGAGTCCATCGCCATCGCCGTACTCGCCCTGCTGCTCGTCTTCTTCTTCCTGCGGGACTCGCACCGCGCGGGCGACACACTCCGGTCGCTCGCGCCGCGCGGCACCGCCGACACGGTCGAAGCCATGGCCCGGCGCGCCTTCCGGGCCGTCGAGGGGTTCATGCGCGGGACGACGCTCATCGCGCTCATCGACGCGCTCTGCATCACCATCGGGCTGCTGATCCTGCGCGTCCCGGGCGCCGCGGGGCTGGGTGCGCTCGTCTTCGTGACCGCCTACATCCCGTATCTCGGCGCGTTCCTCTCCGGCTCGGTGGCCGTGCTGGTCGCGCTCGCGGACCGGGGGTTCGTCATCGCGCTGTGGGCGCTCGGGGTCGTCCTCGCCGTGCAGGTCCTGGAGGGGCATGTGCTGCAGCCGATGATCCAGAGCCGGACGGTGCAGATGCATCCGGCGGTGGTGATGCTCGCGATCACGGGGGGCGCGTCCGTCGCCGGAATCCTGGGCATGCTGCTCGCCGTCCCGCTGACGGCTGCCGCGTTCGGGGTCCTCTCCGAGCTGCGTACGCGTTACGCCCCGCCGGACGGTTCGGCGGGCTCGTAG
- a CDS encoding SpoIIE family protein phosphatase, giving the protein MRTGEPLPAVGDVLAALATGLWRWDNAAGLVTFDAEAARLIGLPAEHTTLTEAGARARFHPVDWNEIDGVVQLAVAEGTLAEARMRIMDEHGRVIRTVRSRSKPIIDPKTGEYELIGTLQEVTEQPPGAAARTPVTGDWRRSREAFLLDAGRALAEARSTTEVLRVAAGLSMPGFSPDGLAVFGAEGERLTVIGHHGQQPGDEGPFTHMSLATDYPAAEVVRTGRAVYLSSPEEYKERYPVSWPLAQHFGRQSWAFLPLTVAGRTMGAWMAAFTYPVTFTPDERSVLTTVARMLAQALSRAGAAETERELTDGLQRSMLPTLGPEIPGMTVAARYVPTGGGLQVGGDWYDMIPLPTGRFALVIGDVQGHDVRAAGLMGQLRIALRAYAAEGHRPDAVLSRASRFLYGVTDSVTYGSSGGGTNGGAGSEEGDGADLRFATCLYVEVDPATGTLDIARAGHPDPAIRMADGTVLMRPTAGGLPLGIDPDADYPTTRLVLEPGETMLICTDGLIETGGHDLETGWRRIRRTLESHDGDMESLADALVQAVHGPSSHHTTGPLADRREDDIAVLLLCRVAPGCGCGDTVTAVRPPMRRTMLTVAQAEPERVAGARQQLRELLHDWASEDQLDSAVLLVSEIVTNVLVHTDADALLVAEVTGDPGKRRMRVEVTDASDDLPHRRHPGELASSGRGLVLVELLAESWGVDPRGEGKSIWFEFYEPAEPSGGA; this is encoded by the coding sequence ATGCGCACTGGTGAGCCCCTGCCCGCCGTGGGGGACGTCCTGGCCGCCCTCGCGACCGGCCTGTGGCGCTGGGACAACGCCGCGGGGCTGGTCACCTTCGACGCCGAGGCCGCCCGGCTCATCGGGCTGCCCGCGGAGCACACCACGCTCACCGAGGCGGGCGCACGCGCCCGTTTCCATCCCGTCGACTGGAACGAGATCGACGGGGTCGTGCAGCTCGCCGTCGCCGAGGGCACCCTCGCCGAGGCCCGGATGCGGATCATGGACGAGCACGGCCGGGTGATCCGCACCGTCCGCAGCCGCTCCAAGCCGATCATCGACCCGAAGACCGGGGAGTACGAGCTGATCGGCACCCTCCAGGAGGTCACCGAGCAGCCGCCGGGCGCCGCCGCGCGCACCCCCGTCACCGGCGACTGGCGCCGCTCGCGGGAGGCGTTCCTGCTGGACGCGGGGCGGGCGCTCGCCGAGGCGCGGTCCACGACGGAGGTACTGCGGGTCGCGGCCGGCCTGTCGATGCCGGGGTTCTCGCCGGACGGGCTCGCCGTCTTCGGCGCGGAGGGCGAGCGGCTGACCGTCATCGGGCACCACGGACAGCAGCCCGGGGACGAGGGGCCCTTCACCCACATGTCCCTGGCCACGGACTACCCGGCCGCGGAAGTCGTCCGCACGGGCCGTGCCGTGTACCTCTCCTCCCCCGAGGAGTACAAGGAGCGCTACCCGGTCTCCTGGCCGCTCGCCCAGCACTTCGGCCGCCAGTCCTGGGCGTTCCTGCCGCTCACCGTCGCGGGGCGCACCATGGGCGCGTGGATGGCGGCCTTCACGTACCCCGTCACCTTCACGCCCGACGAGCGCTCGGTTCTGACGACCGTCGCCCGCATGCTCGCGCAGGCCCTCTCGCGGGCCGGAGCCGCCGAGACCGAGCGGGAGCTGACCGACGGCCTCCAGCGCTCGATGCTGCCCACACTGGGCCCCGAGATCCCGGGCATGACCGTCGCCGCCCGCTACGTGCCCACCGGTGGCGGCCTCCAGGTCGGCGGCGACTGGTACGACATGATCCCGCTCCCGACCGGCCGCTTCGCCCTCGTCATCGGCGATGTCCAGGGCCACGACGTCCGCGCGGCCGGCCTGATGGGCCAGCTCCGCATAGCCCTGCGCGCGTACGCTGCCGAGGGCCACCGCCCGGACGCGGTGCTCTCCCGGGCCTCGCGCTTCCTGTACGGGGTCACGGACTCGGTGACGTACGGCTCGAGCGGCGGCGGTACGAACGGCGGCGCGGGCAGCGAGGAGGGCGACGGCGCCGACCTGCGCTTCGCGACCTGCCTGTACGTCGAGGTCGACCCGGCGACCGGGACGCTCGACATCGCCCGCGCCGGGCACCCGGACCCCGCGATACGCATGGCCGACGGGACCGTGCTGATGCGGCCGACCGCGGGCGGGCTGCCGCTCGGCATCGACCCGGACGCCGACTACCCGACGACCCGGCTCGTCCTGGAGCCCGGCGAAACCATGCTGATCTGCACCGACGGGCTCATCGAGACCGGAGGCCACGACCTCGAAACCGGCTGGCGGCGCATCCGCCGGACCCTCGAGTCCCACGACGGCGACATGGAGTCCCTCGCCGACGCCCTGGTCCAGGCCGTGCACGGGCCCTCCTCGCACCACACCACCGGACCGCTGGCCGACCGGCGCGAGGACGACATCGCCGTACTGCTGCTGTGCCGGGTGGCGCCGGGCTGCGGCTGCGGCGACACGGTCACGGCCGTGCGGCCGCCGATGCGGCGCACGATGCTGACCGTGGCGCAGGCGGAGCCCGAGCGGGTCGCCGGGGCCCGCCAGCAGCTGCGGGAACTCCTCCACGACTGGGCCTCCGAGGACCAGCTCGACTCCGCGGTCCTGCTCGTCTCGGAGATCGTCACCAACGTCCTCGTGCACACCGACGCCGACGCGCTGCTCGTCGCCGAGGTGACCGGCGATCCGGGCAAGCGGCGGATGCGGGTCGAGGTCACCGACGCCAGCGACGACCTGCCGCACCGGCGCCATCCCGGCGAACTCGCGTCCTCCGGGCGGGGATTGGTTCTCGTGGAGCTCCTCGCGGAGTCGTGGGGCGTGGATCCCCGGGGCGAGGGGAAGAGCATCTGGTTCGAGTTCTACGAGCCCGCCGAACCGTCCGGCGGGGCGTAA
- the aspS gene encoding aspartate--tRNA ligase: MHRYRSHTCGELRASDVESDVRLSGWLHNRRDLGGILFIDLRDHYGITQLVARPGTPAYEALDKLSKESTVRVDGKVVSRGAENVNTDLPTGEIEVEVSEVELLGAAAPLPFTINAEDGVNEERRLEYRFLDLRRERMHRNIMLRTAVISAIRHKMTALGFNEMATPILSATSPEGARDFVVPSRLNPGKFYALPQAPQQFKQLLMISGFDRYFQIAPCFRDEDARADRSPGEFYQLDVEMSFVEQEDVFQPIEKLMTELFEEFGNGRHVTSPFPRIAFREAMLKYGSDKPDLRAQLELVDITDIFEGSEFKAFAGKHVRALPVPDVASQPRKFFDQLGDFAVSLGAKGLAWVRVAEDGSLTGPIAKFLTEENVAELTKRLSLSAGHAVFFGAGEFDEVSKIMGAVRVEAAKRAGHFEENVFRFCWIVDFPMYEKDEDGKIDFSHNPFSMPQGGLESLETQDPLDILGWQYDIVCNGVELSSGAIRNHEPEIMLKAFEIAGYERETVEEQFAGMLRAFRFGAPPHGGIAPGVDRIVMLLADEPNIRETIAFPLNGNAQDLMMGAPTELDETRLRELHLSVRKPQPK, translated from the coding sequence ATGCATCGGTACAGGTCCCACACCTGCGGCGAGCTCCGCGCCTCTGACGTCGAAAGCGACGTCCGGCTGAGCGGCTGGCTGCACAATCGCCGAGACCTGGGTGGCATCCTCTTCATCGATCTGCGCGACCACTACGGCATCACGCAGCTGGTCGCCCGCCCCGGCACGCCCGCCTACGAGGCCCTCGACAAGCTCTCCAAGGAGTCGACGGTCCGCGTCGACGGCAAGGTCGTCTCGCGCGGCGCGGAGAACGTGAACACGGACCTGCCCACCGGCGAGATCGAGGTCGAGGTGAGCGAGGTCGAGCTGCTCGGCGCGGCCGCCCCGCTCCCGTTCACGATCAACGCCGAGGACGGGGTCAACGAGGAGCGGCGCCTGGAGTACCGCTTCCTGGACCTGCGCCGTGAGCGCATGCACCGCAACATCATGCTGCGTACGGCCGTGATCTCGGCGATCCGTCACAAGATGACGGCGCTGGGCTTCAACGAGATGGCGACGCCGATCCTGTCCGCCACCTCCCCCGAGGGCGCCCGCGACTTCGTCGTGCCCTCCCGCCTGAACCCGGGCAAGTTCTACGCCCTCCCCCAGGCCCCGCAGCAGTTCAAGCAGCTGCTGATGATCTCCGGCTTCGACCGCTACTTCCAGATCGCGCCCTGCTTCCGCGACGAGGACGCGCGCGCGGACCGCTCGCCGGGCGAGTTCTACCAGCTCGACGTGGAGATGAGCTTCGTCGAGCAGGAGGACGTCTTCCAGCCGATCGAGAAGCTCATGACGGAGCTCTTCGAGGAGTTCGGGAACGGCCGTCATGTGACGTCCCCCTTCCCGCGCATCGCGTTCCGCGAGGCGATGCTGAAGTACGGCTCCGACAAGCCGGACCTGCGGGCCCAGCTGGAGCTCGTCGACATCACCGACATCTTCGAGGGCTCGGAGTTCAAGGCCTTCGCGGGCAAGCACGTCCGCGCGCTGCCGGTGCCGGACGTGGCGTCGCAGCCCCGGAAGTTCTTCGACCAGCTCGGCGACTTCGCGGTCTCGCTGGGCGCGAAGGGCCTGGCCTGGGTCCGTGTCGCCGAGGACGGCTCCCTGACGGGCCCGATCGCGAAGTTCCTGACGGAGGAGAACGTCGCGGAGCTGACGAAGCGCCTGTCGCTGTCGGCCGGCCATGCGGTCTTCTTCGGCGCGGGCGAGTTCGACGAGGTCTCGAAGATCATGGGCGCGGTGCGGGTGGAAGCCGCCAAGCGCGCCGGTCACTTCGAGGAGAACGTCTTCCGCTTCTGCTGGATCGTCGACTTCCCGATGTACGAGAAGGACGAGGACGGGAAGATCGACTTCTCGCACAACCCCTTCTCGATGCCGCAGGGCGGCCTGGAGTCCCTGGAGACCCAGGACCCGCTGGACATCCTCGGCTGGCAGTACGACATCGTCTGCAACGGCGTCGAGCTGTCCTCCGGCGCGATCCGGAACCACGAGCCCGAGATCATGCTCAAGGCCTTCGAGATCGCGGGCTACGAACGTGAGACCGTCGAGGAGCAGTTCGCCGGCATGCTCCGCGCCTTCCGCTTCGGCGCCCCGCCGCACGGCGGCATCGCCCCGGGCGTCGACCGCATCGTCATGCTGCTCGCGGACGAGCCGAACATCCGCGAGACGATCGCGTTCCCGCTCAACGGCAACGCGCAGGACCTGATGATGGGCGCGCCGACGGAGCTGGACGAGACCCGTCTGCGGGAGCTGCACCTCTCCGTGCGCAAGCCGCAGCCGAAGTAG
- a CDS encoding intradiol ring-cleavage dioxygenase — translation MTETQGPAHKRNMTRRKVVVAGGAAVAAVGVGGGIAVNAFAGETSTDTSSSSSSAETCYKLTTETTEGPYYIDADKIRQDITEDQEGIPMTLELKVIDAETCKPLKNAAVDIWHCTALGVYSGYESMGSGGAGGGGTPPSGAPSDAPSGTPTGEPPSGAPSGGTGGGHSEPTDDERYLRGTWKTDKHGYVTFRTIFPGWYQGRCVHIHVKVHVDGEWTSAGYEGGHTCHTGQLFFAEKAVLASAEVPPYSTNTTTRTTLTEDTIYPQNGHEGGLLYLKYNKNNIAKGVHAHLTMGVAPDETHDSTDTQPSTSASAS, via the coding sequence ATGACTGAGACCCAAGGACCGGCGCACAAACGGAACATGACGCGACGCAAGGTCGTCGTCGCAGGTGGAGCGGCCGTCGCGGCCGTGGGCGTGGGCGGCGGCATCGCCGTGAACGCGTTCGCGGGCGAGACGAGCACCGACACCTCGTCATCGTCGTCGAGCGCCGAGACGTGTTACAAGCTCACCACGGAGACCACCGAGGGCCCGTACTACATCGACGCGGACAAGATCCGCCAGGACATCACCGAGGACCAAGAGGGCATCCCCATGACCCTCGAGCTCAAGGTGATCGACGCGGAGACCTGCAAGCCCCTCAAGAACGCGGCCGTCGACATCTGGCACTGCACGGCACTCGGCGTGTACTCCGGCTACGAGTCGATGGGCAGCGGCGGCGCGGGTGGCGGTGGCACGCCGCCGTCCGGTGCTCCCTCCGACGCCCCCTCGGGCACGCCCACGGGCGAGCCCCCGTCCGGCGCGCCCTCGGGCGGCACCGGCGGCGGCCACTCCGAGCCCACCGACGACGAGCGCTACCTGCGCGGCACCTGGAAGACCGACAAGCACGGTTACGTCACCTTCAGGACGATCTTCCCGGGCTGGTACCAGGGCCGCTGCGTGCACATCCACGTGAAGGTCCACGTGGACGGCGAGTGGACCTCCGCCGGCTACGAGGGCGGCCACACCTGCCACACCGGCCAGCTCTTCTTCGCCGAGAAGGCGGTCCTGGCCTCGGCGGAGGTGCCCCCGTACTCCACGAACACCACCACCCGCACGACCCTCACCGAGGACACGATCTACCCCCAGAACGGCCACGAGGGCGGCCTCCTCTACCTCAAGTACAACAAGAACAACATCGCCAAGGGCGTCCACGCCCACCTGACGATGGGCGTCGCCCCGGACGAGACCCACGACAGCACGGACACCCAGCCGAGCACGTCGGCGTCGGCGAGCTGA
- a CDS encoding ATP-binding protein, giving the protein MPKNGEPTDHEPWEYTLYIPNDPRAVTICRRTLRLILAAHGLPHFTEAAELLATELVTNAVQHTKGPAAIRLRAENGALRIGVWDADPTPPHPTRPTTPDAETGRGLTLVRTCADTWGWVPQRDTKNIVGTGKYIWCELAATA; this is encoded by the coding sequence ATGCCCAAAAACGGAGAACCCACCGACCACGAACCCTGGGAGTACACCCTCTACATCCCCAACGACCCCCGCGCCGTCACGATCTGCCGCCGCACGCTCCGCCTGATCCTCGCCGCCCACGGCCTCCCCCACTTCACGGAAGCCGCCGAACTGCTGGCGACCGAGCTGGTCACCAACGCCGTACAACACACAAAGGGCCCCGCCGCGATAAGACTCCGCGCGGAAAACGGCGCCCTCCGCATCGGCGTCTGGGACGCGGACCCCACACCACCGCACCCGACCCGTCCCACCACCCCGGACGCCGAAACAGGCCGCGGCCTGACCCTGGTCCGCACCTGCGCCGACACCTGGGGCTGGGTCCCCCAACGGGACACCAAGAACATCGTCGGCACCGGCAAGTACATCTGGTGCGAACTGGCCGCGACGGCGTGA
- a CDS encoding helix-turn-helix domain-containing protein, whose product MPPRNQPTARQVRLGTELRRLRDSAGMTAREVAVFLGSTSAQMSQMEAGIAGVSEERLRRLAAHYACADLALVDALVAMATDRTRGWWEEYADVLPPVFRDLAELEHHARFMQVIATAHVPGLLQTEEYARAVLAYRVPELPDGEMEARLTHRMRRKVVLSQEGAVPYEAVVHESVLRTRVADRRVARAQLEELLRESERPNVTVRVIPFDVDGFAGASSMMLYVGGLVTALDTVQRDAPYGSAFLDASAQLLAMRTLFRKVESVSLEPAKSRDFMHHLAKEL is encoded by the coding sequence ATGCCACCGAGGAATCAGCCGACCGCTCGCCAGGTCCGTCTCGGCACTGAGCTGCGACGGCTGCGGGATTCCGCCGGGATGACCGCCCGGGAGGTGGCCGTGTTCCTGGGGTCGACCTCGGCGCAGATGAGCCAGATGGAAGCCGGGATCGCAGGGGTCAGCGAGGAGCGTCTACGCAGGCTTGCGGCTCACTACGCATGTGCGGACCTGGCGTTGGTCGACGCGCTGGTCGCGATGGCGACGGATCGTACGCGCGGGTGGTGGGAGGAGTACGCGGACGTGCTGCCGCCCGTTTTCCGAGACCTGGCGGAGTTGGAGCATCACGCCCGCTTCATGCAGGTGATCGCCACCGCGCACGTGCCTGGTCTGCTTCAGACGGAGGAGTACGCCCGAGCTGTCCTCGCGTACCGGGTTCCCGAGCTCCCGGATGGCGAGATGGAAGCCAGGCTGACGCACCGTATGCGCCGCAAGGTGGTCCTCTCCCAGGAGGGAGCCGTGCCGTACGAGGCGGTGGTGCACGAGTCGGTACTGCGCACCCGTGTTGCGGATCGGCGAGTGGCCCGCGCTCAACTTGAAGAGCTGCTCCGGGAGTCGGAGCGTCCGAACGTCACGGTGCGCGTGATTCCGTTCGACGTCGACGGATTCGCCGGAGCCAGCTCGATGATGTTGTACGTGGGCGGTCTGGTGACGGCGTTGGACACCGTCCAACGGGACGCTCCGTACGGCTCGGCCTTCCTGGACGCGTCGGCCCAACTCCTAGCCATGCGAACACTCTTCCGTAAGGTGGAGTCGGTATCCCTTGAGCCCGCCAAGTCGCGGGACTTCATGCACCATCTGGCGAAGGAACTGTAA
- a CDS encoding DUF397 domain-containing protein: protein MIQWQKSSFSGPGDGNECVELAHGNGTLLLRESDEPARILPVSRDGLAALLERIHAERP, encoded by the coding sequence GTGATCCAGTGGCAGAAGTCCTCGTTCTCCGGTCCAGGAGACGGTAACGAGTGCGTGGAACTCGCCCACGGCAACGGCACGTTGCTGCTCCGCGAAAGCGATGAGCCCGCCCGAATACTCCCCGTCTCCCGAGACGGCCTCGCCGCCCTGCTCGAGCGGATCCACGCGGAGCGGCCGTGA
- a CDS encoding polysaccharide lyase family 1 protein, producing MASPSHRRSLRTRRTVLVAGAAVAATGLGAVALVMNANAGSVDLFHQTLPAKDGWAASGSGTTGGTQADSAHVYTVSTRAQLVKALGSSTNSTAKIIQIKGTIDANTDDSGKKLSCADYSSGTGYSLAAYLKAYDPSTYGRSKLPSGTQETARAAAQAKQAKNIVFKVPANTTIVGVPGTKAGITGGSLQVKSVDNVIVRNLTFSATEDCFPQWDPTDGDDGNWNSAYDAVTLRGATHVWADHNTFTDAPDFDSANKKYYGREFQIHDGDLDITNGSDLVTVERNQFTNHDKTMLIGSSDTDSTGKLRVSIHHNVWKGIIQRAPLARIGQIHVYNNYFDTTTLNGYAPLYTINSRAKAQVVAEDNYWKVPTGGKVAKLLSGDGTGSVAGSGNLVNGTTTDLVAAYNAANSKKLKTTVNWTPTLTAGLQTSAKNLPTELATTTGAGVLTS from the coding sequence GTGGCATCCCCCTCCCACCGCCGGTCCCTCCGCACGCGCCGTACCGTCCTGGTCGCCGGTGCCGCCGTGGCGGCCACCGGGCTCGGTGCCGTCGCCCTGGTGATGAACGCGAACGCGGGTTCCGTCGACCTGTTCCACCAGACGCTGCCCGCCAAGGACGGCTGGGCGGCCTCCGGCTCCGGGACGACCGGTGGCACGCAGGCCGACTCCGCGCACGTCTACACCGTCAGTACCCGTGCCCAGCTGGTGAAGGCGCTGGGCAGCAGCACCAACTCCACGGCGAAGATCATCCAGATCAAGGGCACCATCGACGCCAACACGGACGACTCGGGGAAGAAGCTGAGCTGCGCCGACTACTCCTCGGGTACGGGGTACTCACTGGCCGCCTATCTCAAGGCGTACGACCCGTCCACGTACGGCCGCTCCAAGCTGCCGTCCGGTACGCAGGAGACCGCCCGCGCCGCCGCGCAGGCCAAGCAGGCGAAGAACATCGTCTTCAAGGTGCCGGCCAACACCACCATCGTGGGCGTGCCGGGCACCAAGGCCGGGATCACCGGCGGCAGCCTCCAGGTGAAGAGCGTCGACAACGTCATCGTCCGCAACCTCACCTTCTCCGCCACCGAGGACTGCTTCCCGCAGTGGGACCCGACGGACGGCGACGACGGCAACTGGAACTCGGCGTACGACGCCGTGACCCTGCGCGGGGCGACCCACGTGTGGGCGGACCACAACACCTTCACCGACGCGCCGGACTTCGACAGCGCCAACAAGAAGTACTACGGCCGCGAGTTCCAGATCCACGACGGCGACCTCGACATCACCAACGGCTCCGACCTGGTGACCGTCGAGCGCAACCAGTTCACCAACCACGACAAGACGATGCTGATCGGCAGCAGCGACACCGACAGCACCGGCAAGCTGCGCGTCTCCATCCACCACAACGTGTGGAAGGGCATCATCCAGCGCGCGCCGCTGGCCCGCATCGGCCAGATCCACGTCTACAACAACTACTTCGACACCACGACCCTCAACGGGTACGCGCCCCTCTACACCATCAACTCCCGGGCCAAGGCCCAGGTGGTCGCGGAGGACAACTACTGGAAGGTGCCGACCGGCGGCAAGGTCGCGAAGCTGCTGAGCGGCGACGGCACCGGTTCGGTCGCGGGCAGCGGCAACCTCGTCAACGGCACGACGACCGACCTCGTCGCCGCGTACAACGCCGCCAACTCCAAGAAGCTGAAGACGACGGTGAACTGGACGCCGACGCTCACCGCCGGCCTCCAGACCTCCGCGAAGAACCTCCCGACGGAACTGGCGACCACGACCGGCGCCGGGGTGCTGACCTCGTAA